In Rhizobium glycinendophyticum, the DNA window TTCGGAAGAGGATATGGCCAAGGCGCTTGCCGCAGATGCCGTTCTCTTCGGTGCCGTCGGCGGTCCGAAGTGGGACGACGTGCCCTATGACGTGCGCCCGGAGGCCGGCCTCTTGCGTCTACGCAAGGATCTTGAACTCTTTGCAAATCTGCGCCCTGCGATCTGCTATCCGGCGCTCGCCAATGCCTCTTCGCTGAAGCCCGAACTGGTCGAAGGCCTCGACATCCTGATCGTGCGCGAACTGACCGGCGGCGTCTATTTCGGCGAACCCAAGACCATCACCGATCTCGGCAATGGCCAGAAGCGCGCAATCGACACCCAGGTTTATGACACCTACGAGATTGAGCGCATCTCCGCCGTTGCTTTTGAGCTCGCACGCACCCGCAACAACCGCGTCTGCTCGATGGAAAAGCGCAACGTCATGAAGTCGGGCGTGTTGTGGAACCAGGTGGTGACCGCGACGCACAAGGAGAAATTCGCCGACGTTCAGCTAGACCACATGCTGGCTGATGCCGGCGGCATGCAACTGGTCCGTGCGCCGAAGCAGTTCGACGTCATTGTGACGGACAACCTGTTCGGAGACATGCTGTCGGACGTCGCCGCCATGCTGACGGGCTCGCTCGGCATGCTTCCTTCTGCATCGCTCGGCGCTCCTGACGGCAAGACTGGCAAGCGCAAGGCGCTCTATGAGCCTGTACATGGTTCGGCTCCCGACATTGCCGGCAAGGGCATCGCCAATCCAATCGCCATGATCGCTTCTTTCGCCATGTGCCTGCGCTACTCCTTCAACATGGTCACTGAGGCCGATCGTCTGGAAAAGGCGATTGCCAACGTACTGGATAAGGGCATTCGCACGGGCGACATCATGGCCGAAGGCGCCCGGCAGGTTGGAACTGTCGAGATGGGGGATGCCATCCTCGCAGAGTTTAAGGCGCTTTCCGCCTGATCTAACAACAAGACATGATCGATTGAGCGGCGCGGGGCAACCCGCGCCGTTTTTGCGTTGATCGCCGATCCGAACGGCCGGCACGCGCTCACTTCTCCGTGAGGGAGCCTTTCCCGACACAAAGCCAGCATGCGGCACCAATCCGCACCCCCCGTCGCTGCGTAAACGTCATCAGAATACAAACCAAGGAATTGCTGCCCACACTTGGCAGCAATCGGTTGGAACATGAACGGCCTTGGGCCGTTCAACAGGAAATGCCGGAAAACGGGCTGCCGGCGTGCGGTCCCCCAGACCCAGGGAGATGTTTCGATGAAGGCCATATCCGCTGACAGACACATCATCAGATACGCAATGTCCCAGCCTTATCTGGAACGAGAAGAAGAGTTGGATCTTGCCATTCGCTGGAAGGAACAGGACGATCAGGGCGCTCGTAATCGTATCGCCCAGGCCCACATGCGCCTCGTCATTGCCATGGCATCGAAATTCCGCGGCTTCGGTCTGCCGCTGAACGACCTCATCCAGGAAGGCTATATCGGCCTTCTGGAAGCAGCTGCGCGATTCGACCCCGGTCGCGAGGTTCGTTTCTCCACATATGCCGGCTGGTGGATCCGGGCCTCAATGCAGGATTACATCCTGCGCAACTGGTCAATCGTGCGCGGCGGCACAAGCTCCAGCCAGAAGGCCTTGTTCTTCAACCTGCGCCGCCTCCGCGCCAAGCTGGCACAGGGTGACAACCGCCTCTCGGATCAGGCCATTCATCAGGAAATTGCCTCTGCACTCGGCGTCAGCCTTGCCGATGTACAATCGATGGACGCGCGGCTTTCCGGCAACGATGCGTCACTCCAGACACCTGTTGCAGGTCGCAACGGCGAGGGCACGGAGCAGCTGGAGATGTTGGAGAGCAATGAGGCTCTGCCCGACGAGCAGGTCACATCCATCATTGATGGGGAGCGCTGGAACGGCTGGCTCAAGGACGCGATGAACAGGCTCAACGAGCGGGAAAGCCGGATCATCAAGGCACGCCGTCTGACGGAAGACGGGGCGACCTTGGAAGAACTCGGCATGGAGCTCGGCATTTCGAAAGAGCGCGTTCGCCAGATCGAGACCCGGGCTCTTGAAAAACTCAAGCTGGCCCTGACTGATAAGGCTCCGACGGCCGCTCGTTACGAGATGGCATACTGAACAGTAGCGACAGCTGAGAGGAGCAAGCCGGCGGGAACGCCGGCTTTTTCGTCGGCTACAGAACTGACGTCACTCGGAGATGATTTTCACCCGCATGCCGGGCGAGACGGTTGAAGTCGGTCCAAGTGCATTGATCAGCCGGAAGAGCTCCAGCTTCCGTTCGGTGCCCATCATGCGTGCTGACAAAGTTCCGACGGTGTCGCCAGTGCCGACAGTGACAACCCGCACGCGCAGCGGCTTCAGCGAAGCGGCCTCTTGCGGTGTGATGCGGCGGAAAGACGCCCGAAGCTGCGCAGCAGTGGACTCAAGCGCTGCACTGCCCTTCGGTACCGCAGTCAAAAACCGGAAGATCTGCGGGCCGATGCGAATGACCGTGATGTCGAAGTCCCAGCGATCCGCGGAGGCTTTCGCGGTCGCAGCTTCAAGGCCATTCACCGAGATCGTCTGGATCGTATCCGGCAAAAGGCCGGTGACCCAGCCGCTTGAAATATAGTTCGGCAGGCTGATCTTCTGATTGTCGGCCACACCATCAAAGCGGATGGCAACATCGCCGGGGCCAGTGGCAAGTACCGCCTCGACCTTGTTGTCGATCTGGAAGCCGACCGGCACATCAAAGCGGATGCCGAGCTGGCCATGCAGGAAGGTCTGGCCGCGCACGAAACCTTCCTGAGGGCTGTCACCGTAGAGAAGGCCGTCGATACCATTCAGGTAATAGTCGCGACCAGTCTCCCCATGCGTGCCTTCGGGGCCGAACGCACGCGCATGTCGCTTGGCAAGCTCGACGCGCTGTGGCGCATTGGGATGGCTCGACAGGAAGTCCAGACTCTGGTCGGCATCGGGATCCACCGATGTGAACTGGCTATAGCGTGCCATGGAATCGAGGAAACGGGCTGCGGCATAAGGATCATAGCCTGCTTCGCCAAGGGTCCTAACGCCGATCACGTCGGCCTGCAGTTCCTGCTGACGGGAAAAGGCAGCGAGCCTAAGCTTGCCTCGCGCGAGCGCCTGCTTGCCGGCGAGATCGCTGGAAAGCACTTCTGCCACCACCCGGCTTGCAATGACTTCCGCCTCTTCGCGCCGCTGACGCTCGATGCCGTGATTGGCGGTCACATGCGCCATTTCGTGGCTAAGCACGGCGGCGACCTCGGACGCATCATTGGCCAGCGCCAGGAGCCCGCGCGTCACGTAGAGGTAACCGCCGGGCAGCGCGAAGGCATTGATCGCAGGCGAATTGAGGATGGTGATACGGTACGACTGGTTGGGGTTTTCCGAGACAGCGGTCAGCGCACCGGCAATGCGTGCAACAAGCCGTTCGGTTTTGGCGTCGGAATACTCACCGCCGTAGGAGGCTACAATACGGGGATGCTCGCGGGCACCCATCTGGGCACGCGGATCGCCCTTCTGGACTTCTTCGACGATCTGCGGATTGCTGGACGGCGAGACGGAAGGCTCATACGCCTGCTCGAACAGCGACTGACAGGACGACAGAACCAGCCCGCTTACAACGAACGCAGCTGCCGTCGACGCAAGCCTTGCAGGCCGGCGCCGCCGATTACCATCGGCAGCCATTGCGCTGTTCCGGCTGAAAAACTGCATCCTGCCCCTTAACCCTGTGCCCGAGGCTCCGCCTGTCAGGTCGGTCCCGGGTGCAGCATCCACTTGCCTGGCACCAGAATCGTGCGAACACGGTCCCTGGGCTCATTCCATAATGCGAAACTGTCGCATGCTCTAGACCATAGTGCCCGCGACCGCATTGACCAAGCCCTTGCTACGCTTGGCAACCATTCACTGGCCGCATGACAGGAGCGAACGACCAAATTAAGGCGAAGGTTCCACCTGAGGCCCGAGACCGAGGAAGTCACGGACCGGTGGGAGGTCGCGTCGGGCGAGAAATCGCGCGGTCTCAGCCTCGACGAGCACGCTCCCGCCGTCGACAAAGACGACATACTGG includes these proteins:
- the leuB gene encoding 3-isopropylmalate dehydrogenase, translated to MTARNLLLLPGDGIGPEAMAEVRKIIAYMNDEQGAGFVTDEGLVGGSAYDAHGVAISEEDMAKALAADAVLFGAVGGPKWDDVPYDVRPEAGLLRLRKDLELFANLRPAICYPALANASSLKPELVEGLDILIVRELTGGVYFGEPKTITDLGNGQKRAIDTQVYDTYEIERISAVAFELARTRNNRVCSMEKRNVMKSGVLWNQVVTATHKEKFADVQLDHMLADAGGMQLVRAPKQFDVIVTDNLFGDMLSDVAAMLTGSLGMLPSASLGAPDGKTGKRKALYEPVHGSAPDIAGKGIANPIAMIASFAMCLRYSFNMVTEADRLEKAIANVLDKGIRTGDIMAEGARQVGTVEMGDAILAEFKALSA
- a CDS encoding RNA polymerase factor sigma-32, whose amino-acid sequence is MKAISADRHIIRYAMSQPYLEREEELDLAIRWKEQDDQGARNRIAQAHMRLVIAMASKFRGFGLPLNDLIQEGYIGLLEAAARFDPGREVRFSTYAGWWIRASMQDYILRNWSIVRGGTSSSQKALFFNLRRLRAKLAQGDNRLSDQAIHQEIASALGVSLADVQSMDARLSGNDASLQTPVAGRNGEGTEQLEMLESNEALPDEQVTSIIDGERWNGWLKDAMNRLNERESRIIKARRLTEDGATLEELGMELGISKERVRQIETRALEKLKLALTDKAPTAARYEMAY
- a CDS encoding M48 family metalloprotease, yielding MAADGNRRRRPARLASTAAAFVVSGLVLSSCQSLFEQAYEPSVSPSSNPQIVEEVQKGDPRAQMGAREHPRIVASYGGEYSDAKTERLVARIAGALTAVSENPNQSYRITILNSPAINAFALPGGYLYVTRGLLALANDASEVAAVLSHEMAHVTANHGIERQRREEAEVIASRVVAEVLSSDLAGKQALARGKLRLAAFSRQQELQADVIGVRTLGEAGYDPYAAARFLDSMARYSQFTSVDPDADQSLDFLSSHPNAPQRVELAKRHARAFGPEGTHGETGRDYYLNGIDGLLYGDSPQEGFVRGQTFLHGQLGIRFDVPVGFQIDNKVEAVLATGPGDVAIRFDGVADNQKISLPNYISSGWVTGLLPDTIQTISVNGLEAATAKASADRWDFDITVIRIGPQIFRFLTAVPKGSAALESTAAQLRASFRRITPQEAASLKPLRVRVVTVGTGDTVGTLSARMMGTERKLELFRLINALGPTSTVSPGMRVKIISE